Below is a window of Herminiimonas arsenicoxydans DNA.
GGCTGCACTCATGCTGGCGCCGCTGGTATTTCGCGACGGTATCCCCGAATGGAAAAAATACGGTGCGCTGGGTGTTTTATTCGTGAATGTATCGATAGGCGGCACACTCACCTCTTTCGCCGCACCGCCGGTCTTGATGGTGGCGGCAACGTGGAATTGGGACAGCGTATTCATGGCGAGCACCTTCGGCTGGAAAGCGGCGATTGCTGTGTTGATCAATACAACCGTAATTACTTTTCTATTGCGTTCGCATCTCACAGACGAGCCAGACAATGCGGACAAAACCATACAGGATGGCATGCCGCTTTCGGTAAGCTTCGTGCATTTTCTGGCCTTGGGTGGCGTGGTTGTGTTTGCACATCATCCGGTTATTTTCCTGGCTATCTTTCTGTTTTTCCTCGGTTTTACCAAGGCATATAACCAGTTTCAAAACCCGCTCATTCTGAAAGAAGGCTTGCTGGTCGGTTTTTTCCTGGCAGGTCTGGTCGTCCTTGGCGGGATGCAGCAATGGTGGTTGCAACCCATAGTGTCCAGCCTGGAACCAACAGCCTTGTTCTTCGGCGCATTGGGTTTGACGGCGATTACAGACAATGCCGCACTGACCTATCTGGGTTCGCTGATTGAAGGCATGACTGATCAAGCCAAGTACATGCTGGTTGCGGGTGCGGTTGCCGGCGGCGGCTTGACGGTGATTGCCAATGCGCCTAATCCGGCTGGCGTTGCCTTGCTCCGCGACGGGTTTAAAGATGGCGCAATCGGCCTGGGCGGCCTGTTGGCCGGCGCCATTTTTCCGACCGCCGTTGCTGCTGGCATGTTTCTGATCTAGTCTAGATTCAGGTAGATAGTGTGGCGATGTGATCTGATGTGCACATCGCCACCACTGTGCATCATCACACTCTGGCTGCAAAAATAACTGCAGTACTGATCCGCACGATTGAGTGATCGCTCACCAGTCCCTGGATTGCCTCTTCTCCTCCGACCATGTTCCCGACACGCATAGCAGCGGCGAGCAACTGCATGATCAATCAATAATAATCGATGTTTTCTTTGGCAGTCGATATGCCATTGATGCTGTGTTCGCCTGCAAAAAACTTGCATGCGTGGACTACGTGCGTGCGCAATGCAAACTCTGTTTCAGGACAAAGTACTGGATTCGCTCAGTGATTGATGAGGGCGGTGTTTTAAGCCAGGGGAAAATCACGAAGCCATATGCAGGCACGAACTGTTGTTGCAACAGGAGTGACTTTTTCCTTGCGGAATAAAAAAAGACCGCATCCTTATCGCCAGAATCACTGGCAGATATGAAGGCGGTCTCACAGGAAAAATGCAGTGATGCGGAGGTGTTTACTTTTTCTTGGCGGTGACACACAGGAAAGGTGTGATCAGCATGGAAAAAGTAAACAGTGCAAAGCCGGTGGCAAGCAATATGCGTACTTGATTATGCAGGCCGAGATAAATAAGCGGCGCCGCGATCAATGCTGCAACCCCAGCGATGATGAGCCAAATGATTTCTTTGGACATGCCTTACTCCTTAAGCAACAAAAAATACGATTACGCCAATGATGACCGCAACAATCATGAAGAGCGGGATGGTTACCTTCAGCACTTCGCCTTCACGGCCGAGAATGCCTGCTGTCGTTGTGCCCAGCAATACGTTACCCGGCGCAATCATGTTTCCAGCGGCCGCTCCAGCAGTTTGCGCACCGAGGATGGCTGATGATTTCAGGCCGATTGCATCCGCTGTGGAGAGCTGGAAACCGCCGAATAAAATATTCGACGCCAAGGCGGAGGTCGTCATGAAGGAGCCCAGACCGCCAACGAGTGGCGCGAGGAAACCATAACCAGTGCCGGTTACTGCTGCAACGCCTTGGGCAAGCACGAAGACAGAACCTGAGCCTGCCATGATGTTGGACATGGCAATCAAGGCGATCACGGCAACGGTTGATGGAATGGCTTTATCCAGCGTGTTGTATAACACGCGCCCCATTGACCCTGAGCGCATGCAACCCATCATTGCAAATGAGATATAGCCCACTATTGCAGCCAGCAGCAGGAAAGTCCCTGCATCAATCAGCGGAGCAAAGGATGCGCGCGATGCCGCTTGTACAAAGCCCAGGCCGGTGACAGTCTCAGGGAAGCTCAGTGAGATTGAAAATGTAGCCAAGGCCGCTTTGACTGGCGCAATCAACAGGATGCCGAAAGTGATAATCAGCAAGGCATAGTAAGGAATGAATGCCTGATTCAGCGTCATGCTGGGCGCTGCTGCCGTACGCTCACCGCTTGAAGTCGGATGAGGTGCAGGAGCAATGCCTTTTCCTTGGCGCACGGAGTCTTCAAAAATGATGCTGTCCGCAGGTTTTGCATGACGATAGCCTGACAGTTTTGCGACGAAGAACAAGGCAATGAAGGCGACGGTTGAAGCAATAAAACCAGTAAGTGTAGGGTTCCATTGCGCCAGTACGAGCGTCAAACCACCTTGTAATGCAGACAAAACCAGGATCGCGGGAAGTCCCTTGCGTACGCCCGATGATTTGCCATATACCCAGCAAACCAGCAAACCACCAAAGAAATTGAGTACCCACGTGAAAATAGCGGCATAAAACGCAGTATCAGTTGCCAAGGCAGGGCTCATGTCAGTCGCCTGACTCAGTCCCAGCCACGCCACCGCGAGCGTACCAAACGTGTTGTTCCAGGCGTGCCCAACCAGAGGAATGATCACGGCATAGAGCGGGCGTACGCCGATACCTACCAACAGCGGCGCACAAACTGCAATCGGTACACCGAAGCCGGTAACGCCTTGCAGAAAAGAAGCGAAGGCCCAGCCGAATGCAAGTACCTGCATCAGTGGGTCGGGCAGAATGCGAGTAATGCCCTGACGTAGCGGCTCAAAAGCGCCGCCCTCATTCGTCACTTCATAAATCAGAATGGAGGCCCAAACAACGTACAGTACCTTGGCCGCGCTCCATGTTCCTTTTACGGTTTCATAACCGATAACTTCTGCAGGCGTATCGAAAAAGAACCAGGCTGTTGCGGCGGCAGCTAACCATGCGACAGAGCCTGCCTCTGCCACGCCCCATTTTCTTCCCAGCATTAAAGCCAACAGAAATAGTAGGGGCAGGAATGCCATGAGCCAATTTGTTGCGGATACAGTCATATTCATGATGTGTGCTGTCTAGATTGAGGCTGTGGTGCGACTACGTATACGAGGGAGATAGTTTTCCTGCTGCATTTCGGGGTAAAAATGGGGAGGGTATAACTAGACTGAAGGTTCTTCAGTATTGATCAATCCTGAACGTCACAAACTCAATGTAAATCTCTTCCTTTGTAAATTGTTAATCATCTCTGCTATAAGCTCAGACCATATCTGACATGTCAGTTTAAAATATCTATGCTCCTTGTCAAGCTTAATTTCACTTTTTACGACCAGGAAGAAGTAGATGGATGTAGGGGATACTTATAAAAAAGAAGGCCGGATTGCTTTATTTGTTAAATAAATCCGGGATGTACGTGATTGAAGCAAGGGAAAATAGCTGATCCTGAACTTGCGCCACGTTCAATTGAGACAATAAAAAAGCAGCCGAAGCTGCCTTTTCATGAGCAAGAAATTTCACTAGGGCTTGATCGGTGCCGGCACCACAATTTCCGTAACGGGAACCACGATCGTGGTCGCCGGTACGATGATCGTCGTCTCCACTACGCTGCCGTGTCCGGTGATGGCTTGCAGACCTGTGGCAGGCAGCAAGGGCACGATCAGCAAAGCCACGATGTTGATGATCTTGATCAGGGGATTGACGGCCGGGCCAGCCGTATCCTTGTAGGGGTCACCGACCGTATCGCCGGTTACTGCTGCCTTGTGCGCTTCGGAACCCTTGCCGCCGTGATGGCCGTCTTCAATATATTTCTTCGCGTTATCCCAGGCACCGCCGCCGGTAGTCATCGAAATCGCCACGAAGATACCGGTCACGATTGCGCCCATCAACAAACCACCGAGTGCCGCCGGCCCCAGAATCATGCCGACCAGTATCGGTATCACTACCGGCAATAGCGAAGGAATGATCATTTCCTTGATCGCGGCTGTCGTCAGCATGTCGACTGCCTTGTCGTATTCCGGCTTGCCGCTGCCATCCATGATGCCCTTGATATCGCGGAACTGTCTCCGCACCTCCATCACCACCGCACCGGCAGCACGTCCTACCGCCTCCATCGCCATCGCCCCGAACAGGTAGGGAATCAGGCCGCCGATGAAGAGGCCGACGATGACCAATGGATTCGACAGATCGAACGATGTGCTTTTACCGACCGAATCCAGCGCGTGCGTGTAATCGGCAAACAGCACCAGCGCCGCCAGACCGGCCGAGCCGATGGCATACCCTTTGGTCACCGCCTTGGTGGTGTTGCCGACGGCATCGAGCGGATCGGTAATCGCACGCACCGATTCCGGCATGCCGGACATTTCGGCAATGCCGCCGGCGTTATCGGTAATCGGTCCATAGGCATCGAGCGCGACGATGATGCCGGCCATCGACAGCATCGCAGTAGCCGCAATCGCAATCCCGTACAAGCCGCCCAGCCAGTACGAAGACAGAATGGCGGCGCAGACCGAGACCACCGGCCACGCCGTCGAACGCATCGACACGCCGAGTCCGGCAATGATGTTGGTGCCGTGACCTGTGGTAGATGCCTGCGCCACGTGCTGCACCGGTTTGAAATCGGTGCCGGTGTAATACTCGGTGATATAGACCATCAGGCCGGTCAACACTATGCCGACCGCCGCCGCCCCCATCATCGCGACACGCAATTCAGGCGGAATGACTATCCAGGTCACGATGGCGAAACCGATCAGCGACAAACCCGCCGCCCACCACAATCCGGTATACAGCGCCGACATGATTTTTTTGCCCGGCTTCGCCTTCACCATCGAGCAACCGATGATGGATGCAATGATGGAGACGCCGCCCAGCAGCAATGGATAAATTGCAGCCTGCAATTCCATGCCCTTCATTACCAGTGTGCCGAGCAGCATGGTTGCAATCAGCGTCACCACATAAGTCTCGAACAGATCGGCCGCCATGCCGGCGCAATCGCCTACGTTGTCGCCGACGTTATCGGCAATCACCGCAGGATTGCGCGGATCGTCTTCGGGTATACCTGCTTCGACTTTACCAACCAGATCGGCGCCTACATCTGCGCCCTTGGTGAAAATGCCGCCGCCAAGCCGGGCAAAAATCGATATCAGCGAGGCGCCGAACGCGAGGCCGATCAACGGCGTGATCACGTCATGCAGACTGACGGTATAACCGAGGCCATGACGTGCAGAAGATGTCAGTATCAGATAAAAAATCGCCACACCGAGCAAACCCAGACCGACTACCAGCATGCCGGTAATGGCGCCACCCTTGAATGCGACATCCAATGCCTCGTTCATGCCTTTGGTGGCGGCCTGCGCAGTCCGCACATTGGCGCGCACCGACACATTCATGCCGATGAAACCGCATGCGCCGGACAGCACGGCGCCAATCAGAAACCCGACTGCAGTCGTCAGACCGAGACCCGGCACCACAGCAATGATGATGAACAGCACGACGCCGACGATGGAGATCGTCCGGTATTGTCGGGCCAGATAGGCTGCAGCACCGGTTTGAATCGCGCTGGCGATTTCCTGCATGCGGGAATTGCCGGCATCCTGCTTCAGGATCCAGCTGCGTGAGATCAAACCATAGATGACGGCAATGACGCCGCATGCAATGGCGAACCAAATGCTTGATGCCATATCGACTCCTCCAATTTTTTAACGACTTAGTTAACCACTACGACATTTACGACAGACATTTAAAAAAACGTCCTGCGAACTGCGTACTGCAAAACTTTCCGTCGCCCTTTTTATTATTGGGTGCCAGGGCTGGCTGAGTCTGATGATGTATCAATACGGTTTAATGCTATAGCGATATAACTGCGAGAACAAGCGGCTACGCAAATAAATGAGCCGGCATGAAAAAAGCGGACACATGGTCCGCTTTTTCTTTAGCCTTCCAACGCTTTAAAAGCGTTGTCCCGAATTTGATCGACCGGACCGACACCGGCAATCTTGCGATACTTGGGCGCACCCGGCTGGCCGGATTCCGCCCACTTGTTGTAATAGCCGACCAGCACTTCGGTCTGATCGTGATAGACGGACAAACGCTTTTTGACCGTTTCTTCCTTGTCGTCGTCGCGCTGGATCAGCTCTTCGCCGGTCACATCATCGCGGCCCGCCACTTTCGGCGGATTGAATTTGACATGATACGTGCGACCGGATGCAGGATGTACACGACGACCGCTCATGCGTTCGACAATCGCTTCGTCAGGCACATCGATTTCCAGCACGTAATCGATGGCGACACCGGCATCTTTCATTGCATCGGCTTGCGGAATGGTGCGCGGAAAGCCATCGAACAGATAGCCGTTTGCACAATCTCCATCCTTCAACCTGTCCTTGACCAGACCGATGATGATGTCGTCCGATACCAGACCACCCTCGTCCATGATTTTTTTGGCAGCGATGCCCAATGGCGTACCTGCCTTGACCGCAGCGCGCAACATGTCGCCAGTGGAAATTTGCGGGATATTGTATTTGTCTTTGATGAAACCAGCTTGCGTGCCCTTACCGGCACCAGGCGCTCCTAAAAGGATGAGGCGCATGAAATTTTTCCTAAAACGAGTTTTGAATTCTATTACCGAAAGGCGCCATGACGACACCGGAGGATAGACGTGATTTATAGATTTACGCTATGAACTTTGCACGAAACTTACCACAAAATTATATCAAATCCATTTTTTGCATTTGCTGCACCGCAACACAAGATGTCATCATTGCGTGAAATAACGACGCACGCGCAACAGGTCTTCAGGTGTATCCACACCTGCTGCCGGCGCATGCGGAGTGACATGCACGGCTATCGGCACGCCATGCCACAACACACGCAATTGCTCCAGCGCTTCGATCTGTTCCAGCGGCGACACCGCAAGTTGAGGATACGCCTGAAGGAAGCTGTTCCGATATGCGTACAAACCGATATGGCGCAGCGGCGCATACGCTGTCGGCAATTGCTCCCTGCTCTGCGCAAAACCGTCGCGATGCCACGGTATCGTCGCCCGCGAAAAGTACAGCGCACGTCCCTGCTTATCCAGCACGACTTTCACCACGTTCGGATTGAAGGCATCGGCGATGTCGTCTATCGTATGCGCCGCCGTTGCCATCGGCACCTCGCGCGAAATCAGGGTTGCGGTGGCGGCAATCAGCGAGGGATCGATCAAGGGTTCATCACCCTGCACATTGACGATCACCGCATCATCGGACAAACCGAGCACTGCCGCCACTTCCGCAATGCGGTCGGTGCCAGACGGATGATCGGTGCGCGTCATTTGCACGGCCACATTGTTTTGCGCACATGCAGCGAAAATATCGGCATGATCGGTCGCCACAATGACGCGTGACGCGCCGGATTCCATGGCCCGCTCCGCCACCCGCACGATCATCGGCTTGCCGCCCAGGTCGGCCAGCGGCTTATTCGGCAAGCGGGTAGAAGCGAGACGGGCGGGAATGATGACGGTAAAGGACATCGGCGATCCCGGAACGGCGACGGCCGGCCTCAACCGGCTGCAGGCGTCTGCAAATCGCGCGCCTGATCGGCCCACATGATGGGAATGCCGTCGCGGATCGGATAGGCGAGCTTATCGACCTTGCAAATCAGTTCCTGCTTTTTTTTATCATGCTCAAGCGGGCCTTTACAGAGCGGGCAAACCAGAATATCAAGCAATCGAGTGTCCACGGAGTTTCTCCACAATTTGTTCAGCGAACGCATCATCAAGATGCGCAGTTACAGGTACGACCCACACACGCGGATCATTTCTTAGTGCATCGTTTTGCCGACATTTTACTGCATCCTTCTCCGTGATCAGAATCACATCCGCATTCACGGCAGCAAAAGGATTATCGACAAAATCGTAATGGTCCGGCAATGGCATCTCGTCAAACTGCAGGCCGGCGGCCCGCAACTGGGCGAAAAAGCGTTCCGGATTGCCGATGCCGGCAGCCGCCAGTATCCGCGCCGGAGAAAAGCCCGTGGAAGCGGCAGAAAACGAACGCAATGCACGCGACGGCACATCTTCCAACGGCAGATTGGTCGCGGCCAAAGGCTCAGCCATCACACCGGACAAATGCATTTGAATCACATCCGGCGGCATCGCCGTTTCTTCCGGCGAGCCATTGATCACGGTAAAGTCGCGCCGCCGCGATACCGGTTCGCGCAAAGGGCCAGCCGGCAACAGCCAGCCGTTGCCGTTGCCGCGTCCGTCGAACAGCATGATTTCAATATCGCGCGCCAGACGATAATGCTGCAAGCCATCATCCGAAATAATCACATCGACTTGCGGATGTGCTGCCAGCAAGGCCTGCGCAACGGCAACCCGATCGCGTCCGACCATCACCGGGCACTGCGTGCGATGTGCAATCAGCAAGGGTTCGTCGCCGACCTCCCGCGCCTGTGCATCCGGCGTGACCGCCCGCGGCACATCGCTGCTGGCGCCATAGCCGCGCGAAATCACGCCGGGATGAAAACCCGCCTGCCGCAATGTCTGTGCCAGCCAGATCGTCAGCGGTGTTTTACCGGTTCCGCCCACAAAAATATTTCCCACCACGATGACAGGTACCCGCATGCGCTGTGCCTTGGCAATACCGAAGCGATAACACAGGCGACGCAGGGCAGACAGCACGCCGAACACAGCGGATAAAGGCCGCAACAGCCACGCTGCCAGACCGCGCCGCGCCCATGTCCGCTTAAAAAATTCTTCGAGAGTAGAACGTTGCAGGGCCAAGGGCACGCTTCCGTGGATGAAAGACACTGTCGCAGCAGGCGACAGCGATAAAACGACAAGGCTTACTTTTTACCGCCGGCCTGTGCCGCGAAAGTCACTTTGGAATAGCCGGCGATACGCGCTGCTTCCAGCACATTGATCACGCTCTGATGCGTGGCAGTGGCCTCGGCCGCAATGATGACGACAGGATCCACATTGGCTTTACCGGATGCAGTTGCCGCAGCAGTCAGTTCTTCGGCCAGGGCTTCCGGATTCTGCACCGCGACTCGCGTGTTATTGATCGCATACCGGCCTTGCGCATCAACGATGACATTGATTTCAAATGGACGCTCCATTGCCTTTTCCGCATCGGCGGTCGGCAATGTGATCTGCAAAGCGGTGAACTTGCTGTAACTGGTCGATACCATCAGAAAAATCAGGATCACCAACAACACGTCGATGAACGCGATCAGATTGATTTCGGGATCTTCGCGACCCTGCCCTTTGCGAAAATTCATGAGGCGGTTCTTTCCAGTGGCTTACTTGCGTGCGCCGTGCACGGTGTCGACGAACTTCACAGCCTGCTGTTCCATGTCGATGATGAAACTATCGACCAGCGCGCGGAAGTGACGATAGAACACCAGCGATGGCATCGCAATCGCCAGACCGAAACCGGTGTTGTACAGCGCAATTGAAATCCCGTGTGCGAGTTGCGTCGGATTGGCGCCGGTGCCGGTCGCATTCTGCGAGCCGAAAATTTCTATCATGCCGACCACGGTACCGAACAAACCCATCAGCGGCGCCAGTGTGGCGATCGTTCCCAGCGTTGTCAGGAAGCGTTCCAGCTCATGCGCGGTGCCGCGCCCGGCCTCCTCGATCGATTCCTTCATCACATCACGCGGCGCATTCACGTTGCGCAGGCCGGCGGCCAGCACGCGGCCTAGCGGCGAATTCTTTTCCAGCGTCGCCACCACGTTCGCGTCAATTTTTCCATTGTGATAAACCCGCACCACTTCTTCCAGCAGGCTCGGTGGCAGGATGCGGCGTCGGCGTAAATACAGGCTGCGTTCGATGATCAGGGTCAGGGCAATAACGGAAGCGATCAGCAGCAGCCAGATAGGCCAGCCTGCTGCATGAATAATGGCGAGCAAAGGAAGCTCCTTCTTTGGTTCAAGTAAGTATGGATGGAGAATGTAACGGTTTGGCGCAACGAGAGCAAGTTTCCGGCATCGTCGAAACGGCTGGAATACATCGCTACGCCATGTTAACCGTCATCGGAGCCATCCATGAAATTCTTTTCGCAGGCAAGGAATCGGGAGAACGGCAGCTTGTGCACATTTTCTGTGGATAACATTGTGTGCAACTGTGTGGGAGAAGGCAAAGCACTTGATTTCAAAGCGTTTTTTCACACTGCACAAAAATGAAGCTGTGCACATCTGCCGCATTGCCGCTTGCTTTTCGCCTGCAGGCGGGCGCCATGCCCGCCTGCCATGACAGCACGCTTAAGCTATGCCGCGAAACATCGCGCATTGTCTGAAAGTCTCTTCAGAGAACGGGATTTTCTTGCTCTTGCAGAACTTGGAAGTGAGTTTCAGCAATTCCTTGATATCGCGGCCACTCGATTTTGCATAGGTGTTGCTCAGTGCATCGATCAGCTGGTCCGACAATTCGACGCCAAATTGCGCCGACAAGGCTTTCCACAACCGCATCGCATCTTCCTTCGACGGCGTTTCATACTGGATGGTCGCAATGCAGCGCGACAGAATGGCGTCGTCGACATCCTGAATGCGATTGGTGGTCATGAACAGCAGGCCATTGAAGTATTCCAGCGTACGCAGGAACTCCGCCACGATCGCATTGTGCTGCAGATCGTTATCGCGGCAGCGTATGTACACATCGGCCTCATCCAGCAACAGGATCGCGTCCCAGCGGGCGGCGCGACGCAAGATCTGCGACAGGTTGTGTTCCACTGAAGCCGCGGTGATGCCAAGCTGGCCGGAATGCACCCGATACAGCGGCTTGCCGACGACTTCCGAATACACTTCAGCAGTCAGCGTCTTGCCCAAACCGGGCGCACCCTTGCACAGGATGGTGGTACCGCCCGATTTGCCCTCGACGATATCCTCCATCAGCACCGTCATGTCGGCCGTCAGGATATCGATCAGATCGCGGTGATGATCCGGCAGTATCAGTTTGTCGCGCAACTCGGGCTTGTATTGATATGCCGTCAGATTTTGCACGTGCACCCAGATATTCTGGTGCAGTTCCAGATGGAACATGTACAGATAGCAGTGCAGCGGAATTTTTTCGAAGCCGACCGCGAAACCGTTGTCGCGCCAGAACGAGCAATCCGCACTCATTTCAAACCGGCGATCCAGCATCTCTTCGTCGTTGACGCATTTCGCGGAAACGCCATCCCGTATACGCATCAAATGGAAACGGGATTTTTCATCATTGTAAAAAGCCGAATTGCGCGCCACAAACTGCGCGCCGAATTCTGTCTGATACTTGAGAAAAGATTTGGCGTGCGCCTCGTACTCCTGCTTGAATTCGGCGCACTCCTTGAAGTAGCCGCGTTCGGTCAGCAACTCGGGAATGGTGCGGTTGGCGATATCGTGTGTATTGATCACGATCGCATTCGTCATGCCTGAGCGGCGCATCCGGTAGTCGGACGACGTTTCCTTGTTGGCGGCAGGCATCGTGTTGGCCAGCAGATCGACCACCACATAAGGTGCACCCAGATCCGGCACCACATAGCGCAGGTTATGCACCAGCCACGGCAGCAGCACGCCGTCCTTGTTGCGTTTGTAAAGCCAACCGTCGATCACATCGCGTGACAGGTAGGCAGCTAGGCCAGGCACCAGCTTGTCGAGGCTGGGAATTTTTCGCGCTTGCGGCGCGCCGAGAATATTGTCCTGCGCTAGCAACTGAAACATCAGCGCGCGCTCGTCCTGTACCTTGCATAAATTGTACAGGCTGTTCAGCGCTGCAGCATCGAACAGCTTGCTGGGCACGATCATGTTACCGTGACATACACCATGTTCGGTAAGGCGTTTTGCCAGAGGAGATTCCGCTTCTATCATCCCCAACAGTACATTGACCAACGATTCCGGTATTTCGTAATCCATCACAGCTCCTGCTAATGTCGCGCCCGGCAAACTACATGCCTGGTGGAATATTGCTCCAGGCGATTAAAGAAGCGAAGACTCAAAACTGGTTTCGAGCTTGCGCACCCAATCCTTCGGGACGAAAAAAGAAAACGGCCTCCATCTCTGGAAGCCGCATACTCCTGTTGGCATCAACGGCCGGAATCGAGATTCGGCGGCCAACTTCTATCCTGCCTCTTCGTCAACAGCGTATTTTTACGCCTTGAGAGATCGTCCCTTGCTTAGTAAGCCTCTCATCATAATGCAATAAGCCGGTCGTGTGAAGCCAGCGCCGTGCGGCCATATGACCTTGACATGATATAAAACCGGCCATGGACAGCGCAAATCCAGCCAGCCATCATGATGGTTCCTGTGAAAGACGGCAATTTTGCCAAATACACGCTGATATCCGCAAAGAAATCCTTATACTTGAGCGCTCGAATAATCCGGCCTATTGATAGATGGAGTTGCAGTGTCCAAAGGTATTGCTTTTTCAGTGCTCAGCTCGACACTGTTTGCCGTTCTGTATTTCTATTCGACACTGCTGACCCCACTTGACGGCGAAGAGATTTTCGGCTGGCGCACGTTGCTGACCTTTCCCTTCCTGACCATCTTCATCTGGGCTTGCGGCCGTCAGCAACTGATACACACGCTGCTGCAAAGAATCCGGCGCCAGCCTTTGTTGTTGGTCGGCGCACTTGCCTCCGCTGCGCTGCTTGGCATCCAGTTATGGCTGTTCATGTGGGCGCCGCTGCATGGCCGCGCGCTGCATGTCTCGCTGGGCTACTTCCTGCTCCCGTTAACCATGTTGCTGACCGGTCGCATCGTCTATCAGGACCGCCTCTCCCGACCGCAGAAGCTGGCCGCGTTCTTTGCCATGGGTGGCGTCGCCAACGAACTGTTCCAGGTCGGCAGTTTTTCGTGGGAAACGCTGGTGGTAGCCTTCGGCTACCCGCTGTATTTCATCTTACGCCGCCGCATGGGTGCAAACAATCTGGGCGGTTTGTGGCTGGACATGGCACTGCTGTTGCCGGCCGGTGTATGGTTTATCCATGCGGGCGATGTCGGCTTTACTGCCTTGGGCGAATATCCATTACTTTATCTGCTGATCCCGCTGCTCGGCGTACTCAGTGCGTGTGCGCTGATTTTTTATATGGTCGCCAGCCAGATGCTCAGTCTCAGCCTGTTCGGTTTGCTCGGCTATGTGGAACCTGTACTGCTGGTTCTGGTCGCCTTGTTGCTCGGAGAAAGCATCAAGGCGCACGAATGGCTGACCTACATTCCCATCTGGATTGCCGTATCCTTGCTGGTTGCTGAAGGCGCCGTAACCTTATGCAAAGCAAGGTCGGCGCGCTGAGCATTACGCAAATTCAAGTAAAAACCATGCCTACCGATTATCCGAATCCTAACCAGACACCGACATCAAACGTGCTCACCGTCTCTGCATTGAACCAGGCGGTTTCACGCATGCTGGAGCGCAGCTTTCCGCTCACATGGATAGCCGGCGAAATTTCCAACTTCACGCGCGCCGCTTCCGGTCATTGGTATTTCACGCTGAAAGACGACGCGGCGCAGGTACGTGCAGTGATGTTTCGCGGTCGCGCCCAGTATACCGATTTCATGCCGCGCGAAGGCGACCGGGTAGAGGTACGCGCGCTGGTCACACTGTATGCGC
It encodes the following:
- a CDS encoding Hypothetical protein (Evidence 5 : No homology to any previously reported sequences), which codes for MKSSALPSPTQLHTMLSTENVHKLPFSRFLACEKNFMDGSDDG
- a CDS encoding Putative ATPase of the AAA+ class (Evidence 3 : Function proposed based on presence of conserved amino acid motif, structural feature or limited homology; Product type pe : putative enzyme) translates to MDYEIPESLVNVLLGMIEAESPLAKRLTEHGVCHGNMIVPSKLFDAAALNSLYNLCKVQDERALMFQLLAQDNILGAPQARKIPSLDKLVPGLAAYLSRDVIDGWLYKRNKDGVLLPWLVHNLRYVVPDLGAPYVVVDLLANTMPAANKETSSDYRMRRSGMTNAIVINTHDIANRTIPELLTERGYFKECAEFKQEYEAHAKSFLKYQTEFGAQFVARNSAFYNDEKSRFHLMRIRDGVSAKCVNDEEMLDRRFEMSADCSFWRDNGFAVGFEKIPLHCYLYMFHLELHQNIWVHVQNLTAYQYKPELRDKLILPDHHRDLIDILTADMTVLMEDIVEGKSGGTTILCKGAPGLGKTLTAEVYSEVVGKPLYRVHSGQLGITAASVEHNLSQILRRAARWDAILLLDEADVYIRCRDNDLQHNAIVAEFLRTLEYFNGLLFMTTNRIQDVDDAILSRCIATIQYETPSKEDAMRLWKALSAQFGVELSDQLIDALSNTYAKSSGRDIKELLKLTSKFCKSKKIPFSEETFRQCAMFRGIA
- a CDS encoding Putative permease (Evidence 3 : Function proposed based on presence of conserved amino acid motif, structural feature or limited homology; Product type pt : putative transporter), translating into MSKGIAFSVLSSTLFAVLYFYSTLLTPLDGEEIFGWRTLLTFPFLTIFIWACGRQQLIHTLLQRIRRQPLLLVGALASAALLGIQLWLFMWAPLHGRALHVSLGYFLLPLTMLLTGRIVYQDRLSRPQKLAAFFAMGGVANELFQVGSFSWETLVVAFGYPLYFILRRRMGANNLGGLWLDMALLLPAGVWFIHAGDVGFTALGEYPLLYLLIPLLGVLSACALIFYMVASQMLSLSLFGLLGYVEPVLLVLVALLLGESIKAHEWLTYIPIWIAVSLLVAEGAVTLCKARSAR